From Hevea brasiliensis isolate MT/VB/25A 57/8 unplaced genomic scaffold, ASM3005281v1 Scaf9, whole genome shotgun sequence, one genomic window encodes:
- the LOC110665280 gene encoding probable E3 ubiquitin-protein ligase RHY1A isoform X1 — translation MAGMLPGVECARRRRFHQSSGDSLGGAAAFGLTRRSSFCLYTSNHEASHPSISSMQRSIANQACEDEKLGGLARQAKQRLDERLRTQGKSASKSSTGSLRSAELQTEVYGSKKNSNGSNKKFNWAKLSWKAADQDECTICLERFKSGETLVHLPCAHRFHCRCLVPWLENNGHCPCCRMEIHVELS, via the exons ATGGCTGGTATGTTGCCTGGTGTTGAATGTGCTCGTCGGAGACGGTTCCATCAGAGCAGCGGTGATTCACTCGGTGGCGCTGCTGCCTTTGGCTTAACAAGGAGATCTTCTTTTTGCTTGTACACAAGCAACCATGAAGCTTCTCATCCTTCAATCTCTTCTATG CAAAGAAGCATAGCAAACCAGGCTTGTGAGGATGAGAAGCTGGGAGGATTGGCAAGACAAGCCAAGCAGAGATTAGATGAGAGGCTAAGAACACAGGGAAAATCAGCATCCAAAAG CAGCACAGGAAGCTTGAGGAGTGCAGAATTGCAGACAGAAGTGTATGGTTCAAAGAAGAATAGTAATGGGTCAAATAAGAAGTTCAATTGGGCAAAATTGAGCTGGAAAGCTGCTGACCAAGATGAGTGCACCATATGCCTCGAAAGGTTCAAGTCTGGTGAGACCCTGGTGCACCTACCATGTGCACATAGGTTCCATTGCAGATGCTTGGTGCCTTGGCTAGAGAACAATGGTCACTGCCCTTGTTGCAGAATGGAAATTCATGTTGAACTTTCCTGA
- the LOC110665280 gene encoding probable E3 ubiquitin-protein ligase RHY1A isoform X2, with protein sequence MAGMLPGVECARRRRFHQSSGDSLGGAAAFGLTRRSSFCLYTSNHEASHPSISSMQRSIANQACEDEKLGGLARQAKQRLDERLRTQGKSASKSTGSLRSAELQTEVYGSKKNSNGSNKKFNWAKLSWKAADQDECTICLERFKSGETLVHLPCAHRFHCRCLVPWLENNGHCPCCRMEIHVELS encoded by the exons ATGGCTGGTATGTTGCCTGGTGTTGAATGTGCTCGTCGGAGACGGTTCCATCAGAGCAGCGGTGATTCACTCGGTGGCGCTGCTGCCTTTGGCTTAACAAGGAGATCTTCTTTTTGCTTGTACACAAGCAACCATGAAGCTTCTCATCCTTCAATCTCTTCTATG CAAAGAAGCATAGCAAACCAGGCTTGTGAGGATGAGAAGCTGGGAGGATTGGCAAGACAAGCCAAGCAGAGATTAGATGAGAGGCTAAGAACACAGGGAAAATCAGCATCCAAAAG CACAGGAAGCTTGAGGAGTGCAGAATTGCAGACAGAAGTGTATGGTTCAAAGAAGAATAGTAATGGGTCAAATAAGAAGTTCAATTGGGCAAAATTGAGCTGGAAAGCTGCTGACCAAGATGAGTGCACCATATGCCTCGAAAGGTTCAAGTCTGGTGAGACCCTGGTGCACCTACCATGTGCACATAGGTTCCATTGCAGATGCTTGGTGCCTTGGCTAGAGAACAATGGTCACTGCCCTTGTTGCAGAATGGAAATTCATGTTGAACTTTCCTGA
- the LOC110666545 gene encoding uncharacterized protein LOC110666545, translating into MEESKPSSPPSSPSSPSSLKHKLKLKHPFSLLSPFRKINHNHESLPPSPDADKSSKLLRTSSSTSTWIKSRAHDILRIGRHAHPNNGHAHGRGRRRRHSLSADFHYDAMSYALNFDEGHDESPENYFPLRSFSSRLPQSPKREIECT; encoded by the coding sequence ATGGAAGAAAGCAAACCCAGTAGCCCTCCCTCCTCTCCTTCTTCTCCATCGTCTCTAAAACATAAGCTAAAACTCAAACACCCATTTTCCTTACTCTCTCCCTTTCGCAAAATCAATCATAATCATGAATCTTTACCTCCTTCCCCTGACGCTGACAAATCTTCCAAACTCCTTCGAACCTCCTCCTCCACTTCCACCTGGATTAAGTCTCGTGCCCACGACATTTTGCGTATCGGCCGACATGCACACCCCAATAATGGGCATGCACATGGGCGTGGCCGCCGCAGGCGTCACTCTctctctgcagattttcactatGATGCTATGAGCTACGCCTTGAATTTTGATGAAGGCCACGATGAAAGTCCCGAAAATTACTTTCCGTTGAGAAGTTTCTCGTCGAGATTGCCTCAGTCGCCGAAGAGGGAGATTGAGTGTACGTAG